A window of Vigna unguiculata cultivar IT97K-499-35 chromosome 4, ASM411807v1, whole genome shotgun sequence contains these coding sequences:
- the LOC114180303 gene encoding probable endo-1,3(4)-beta-glucanase ARB_01444, with protein sequence MAKQNKTHFIFPEAQSTVLPDPSEFFSSTLLSKPLPTNSFFQNFVLKNGDQPEYIHPYLIKSSNSSLSLSYPSRQVSSAVIYQVFNADLTISSKQGSSGKHVISSYSDLSVTLDIPSSNLSFLLVRGSPFLTVSVTQPTPLSITTIHSILSFSSNNTHTKHTFQFNNGQTWILYASSPISLSHTLSEITSHAFSGIVRIALLPDSDSKHEAVLDKFSSCYPVSGEAKFREPFCVEYKWEKKGSGDLLLLAHPLHLQLLSNADNDVTVLEDFKYGSIDGDVVGVVGNSWVLKTDPVFVTWQSTNGVKEESHDEIVSALSNDVDGLNSSSITETRSYFYGKLVARAARLALIAEELCYPDVIPMVVRFLKETIEPWLEGTLKGNGFLHDKKWGGIITQQGSNDGGGDFGFGIYNDHHYHLGYFLYGIAVVTKFDEGWGRKYKAEAYSLVQDFMNLDTKSNSNYTRLRCFDPYVLHSWAGGLTEFTDGRNQESTSEAVCAYYSAALMGLAYGDAHLVSLGSTLTALEILGTKMWWHVEEKGTLYEEEFTEENRIMGVLWSNKRDTGLWFAPAEWKECRLGIQLLPLVPISEAIFSNAEFVKQLVEWTLPALNRDGVGEGWKGFVYALEGIYDHESALHKIRNLTGFDGGNSLTNLLWWIHSRG encoded by the coding sequence ATGGCTAAGCAAAACAAAACTCATTTCATCTTCCCAGAGGCACAATCCACCGTTCTTCCCGATCCCTCTGAATTCTTCTCCTCAACCCTTCTCTCAAAACCACTCCCCACAAACTCTTTCTTCCAAAACTTTGTCCTAAAAAATGGTGACCAACCTGAATACATTCACCCTTACCTCATCAAATCCTCTAACTCTTCCCTCTCTCTCTCATACCCTTCACGCCAAGTGAGTTCTGCTGTCATATACCAAGTCTTCAATGCTGATCTAACCATCTCATCCAAGCAAGGTTCAAGTGGCAAACACGTTATCTCCTCTTACAGTGATCTCAGTGTCACTTTGGATATCCCTTCTTCCAATCTTAGCTTCCTACTTGTTAGGGGAAGCCCCTTTTTGACTGTTTCTGTCACCCAACCAACCCCTCTTTCCATCACCACCATCCATtccattctctcattctcttcaaaCAATACTCACACCAAGCACACCTTTCAGTTCAACAATGGTCAAACATGGATCCTTTATGCTTCCTCCCCCATCAGTTTGAGCCACACTCTTTCTGAAATCACTTCTCATGCATTTTCTGGCATAGTCCGGATAGCCTTGCTGCCTGATTCTGATTCAAAACACGAGGCGGTTCTTGACAAGTTCAGTTCTTGTTACCCCGTGTCAGGTGAAGCTAAATTCAGAGAACCCTTTTGTGTGGAGTATAAGTGGGAGAAGAAAGGGTCAGGGGATTTGCTTCTCTTGGCTCACCCTCTCCATCTTCAGCTTCTGTCTAATGCAGACAATGATGTCACTGTTCTTGAAGATTTCAAGTATGGAAGCATTGATGGGGatgttgttggtgttgttgGGAATTCATGGGTGTTGAAAACAGATCCCGTGTTTGTAACATGGCAATCAACCAATGGAGTGAAAGAAGAATCCCATGATGAAATTGTTTCAGCCCTTTCTAATGATGTTGATGGCTTAAACTCTTCATCAATAACAGAAACCAGGTCCTATTTTTATGGGAAGTTGGTTGCAAGGGCTGCAAGGTTGGCACTGATTGCTGAGGAGCTGTGCTACCCTGATGTGATTCCAATGGTTGTAAGGTTTTTGAAGGAAACCATTGAGCCATGGCTGGAGGGAACTTTGAAAGGGAATGGATTTCTACATGATAAGAAATGGGGTGGCATTATTACCCAACAAGGGTCCAATGATGGAGGTGGTGATTTTGGATTTGGTATTTACAATGATCATCACTACCATTTGGGGTATTTTCTTTATGGAATTGCAGTGGTCACTAAGTTTGATGAAGGCTGGGGTAGAAAGTACAAGGCTGAAGCCTATTCCCTTGTGCAAGACTTCATGAACTTGGACACAAAAAGTAACTCCAATTACACACGTTTGAGGTGTTTTGACCCTTATGTGCTTCACTCTTGGGCTGGGGGGTTAACTGAGTTCACAGATGGAAGGAACCAAGAGAGCACAAGTGAGGCTGTGTGTGCATATTACTCTGCTGCTTTGATGGGTCTGGCATATGGTGATGCTCATCTTGTTTCCCTTGGATCAACACTAACAGCATTGGAGATTCTGGGGACTAAAATGTGGTGGCATGTGGAAGAGAAAGGGACTTTATATGAGGAAGAGTTCACAGAAGAGAACAGGATCATGGGAGTTCTGTGGTCTAACAAGAGAGACACTGGACTATGGTTTGCTCCTGCAGAGTGGAAAGAGTGTAGGCTTGGTATTCAGCTCTTACCATTGGTGCCTATTTCTGAAGCCATTTTCTCCAATGCTGAGTTTGTTAAACAGCTTGTGGAGTGGACTTTACCAGCTTTGAATAGGGATGGTGTTGGTGAAGGATGGAAGGGATTTGTGTATGCCCTTGAAGGGATTTATGACCATGAAAGTGCATTGCACAAGATAAGAAACCTTACAGGTTTTGATGGTGGAAACTCTTTAACTAATCTCTTGTGGTGGATTCACAGCAGAGGGTGA